One window from the genome of Oryza glaberrima chromosome 3, OglaRS2, whole genome shotgun sequence encodes:
- the LOC127768220 gene encoding dolabradiene monooxygenase-like, whose protein sequence is MELTTLLLLALISFFFLVKLIARYASPSGRESALRLPPGPSQLPLIGSLHHLLLSRYGDLPHRAMRELSLTYGPLMLLRLGAVPTLVVSSAEAAAEVMRAHDAAFAGRHLSATIDILSCGGKDIIFGPYTERWRELRKVCALELFNHRRVLSFRPVREDEVGRLLRSVSAASAEGGAACFNLSERICRMTNDSVVRAAFGARCDHQDEFLHELDKAVRLTGGINLADLYPSSRLVRRLSAATRDMARCQRNIYRIAESIIRDRDGAPPPERDEEDLLSVLLRLQRSGGLKFALTTEIISTVIFDIFSAGSETSSTTLDWTMSELMKNPRILRKAQSEVRETFKGQDKLTEDDVAKLSYLQLVIKETLRLHPPAPLLIPRECRETCQVMGYDVPKGTKVFVNVWKIGREGEYWGDGEIFRPERFENSTVDFRGADFEFIPFGAGRRMCPGIALGLANMELALASLLYHFDWELPNGIKSEELDMTEVFGITVRRKSKLWLHAIPRVPYISTY, encoded by the exons ATGGAGCTGACGACACTGCTGCTTCTGGCCTTGatatccttcttcttcctcgtcaaGCTCATCGCCCGCTATGCCTCGCCGTCCGGCAGGGAGAGTGCGCTGCGGCTGCCGCCCGGGCCGTCGCAGCTGCCGCTCATCGGCAGCCTGCACCACCTCCTCCTGTCACGGTACGGCGACCTGCCGCACCGGGCCATGCGCGAGCTGTCCCTGACCTACGGCCCCCTCATGCtcctccgcctcggcgccgtGCCCACGCTGGTCGTCTCCTCCGccgaggccgcggcggaggtCATGAGGGCGCACGACGCCGccttcgccggccgccacctcaGCGCCACCATCGACATCCTCAGCTGCGGCGGCAAGGACATTATCTTCGGGCCCTACACCGAGCGGTGGCGCGAGCTCCGCAAGGTGTGCGCGCTCGAGCTCTTCAACCACCGCCGCGTGCTCTCCTTCCGCCCCGTCAGGGAGGACGAGGTGGGGCGACTCCTCCgctccgtctccgccgcctccgccgagggcggcgccgcctgcTTCAACCTCAGCGAGAGGATCTGCCGCATGACCAACGACTCCGTGGTGCGCGCCGCGTTCGGCGCGCGGTGCGACCACCAGGACGAGTTCCTGCACGAGCTCGACAAGGCGGTGCGGCTCACCGGCGGGATCAACTTGGCCGACCTGTACCCGTCCTCGCGGCTGGTGCGCCGGCTCAGCGCGGCCACGCGGGACATGGCGCGTTGCCAGAGGAACATCTACCGCATCGCCGAGAGCATCATCCGCGACCgcgacggcgcgccgccgccggagcgagACGAGGAGGACCTGCTCAGCGTCCTTCTCCGGCTGCAGAGGAGCGGCGGCCTCAAGTTCGCACTCACCACCGAGATCATCAGCACCGTCATTTTC GACATCTTCTCGGCCGGGAGCGAGACGTCGTCGACGACGCTAGACTGGACCATGTCGGAGCTGATGAAGAACCCGCGGATCTTGCGGAAGGCGCAATCAGAGGTGAGGGAGACGTTCAAGGGTCAAGACAAGCTAACCGAGGATGATGTCGCCAAGCTGAGCTACCTGCAGCTGGTGATCAAGGAGACCCTACGGCTACACCCGCCAGCGCCACTCCTGATCCCCAGGGAGTGCCGCGAGACATGCCAGGTCATGGGCTATGATGTGCCAAAGGGCACCAAGGTCTTTGTCAACGTGTGGAAGATAGGCAGGGAAGGCGAATATTGGGGCGATGGCGAGATATTTAGGCCAGAGAGATTTGAGAATAGTACAGTTGATTTTAGAGGGGCGGACTTTGAGTTCATCCCGTTTGGAGCCGGGCGAAGGATGTGTCCTGGTATAGCGCTAGGTTTAGCTAATATGGAGCTTGCTCTTGCTAGCCTTCTTTACCACTTTGATTGGGAGCTTCCCAACGGCATCAAATCTGAGGAGCTAGACATGACAGAGGTATTTGGTATCACGGTAAGAAGGAAGTCCAAGCTTTGGTTGCACGCAATACCTCGAGTTCCCTATATATCCACgtattga